In Thermospira aquatica, the following proteins share a genomic window:
- the fliS gene encoding flagellar export chaperone FliS, whose protein sequence is MEGYQSYKEVDIETASGLKLVVMLYQGAIRFLGMAKEAIRDKKLDLAHNNLLKAQDIVLELISSLNFEAGEIAQNLYSLYMYMNRRLIEANVAKDTTIIDEVTKLLNTLKEAWETLLAQQRGDVRDEQKNLNLLG, encoded by the coding sequence ATGGAAGGCTATCAAAGCTACAAAGAGGTAGATATTGAGACAGCGAGTGGACTCAAGCTGGTAGTTATGCTCTACCAGGGGGCTATTCGTTTTCTGGGCATGGCAAAAGAAGCTATTCGCGATAAAAAACTTGATCTTGCTCATAATAATCTTTTGAAAGCGCAGGATATTGTTCTTGAGCTGATCAGTTCGTTGAATTTTGAGGCAGGGGAGATAGCCCAAAATTTGTATAGCCTTTATATGTATATGAATCGTCGTCTGATAGAGGCCAATGTGGCGAAAGATACGACGATTATTGACGAAGTAACGAAGCTTTTAAATACTCTCAAGGAAGCATGGGAAACCTTGCTTGCGCAACAGAGAGGAGATGTACGAGATGAGCAGAAGAATTTAAATCTTCTGGGATAA
- a CDS encoding DUF1667 domain-containing protein: MMHEIYCLRCPRGCLLQVEMNGDVLISVKGNSCRMGEEFAIQEVNDPRRLFTSLVRVTGGKTPLVPVVTSAPVPRREIFEWAKLCRKLVVRAPVRVEEIVAQNPFGNGIDLVTTWFVEEENVCH, translated from the coding sequence ATGATGCATGAGATATACTGTCTTCGTTGTCCCAGGGGATGTCTTCTTCAAGTGGAAATGAATGGGGATGTTTTGATTTCTGTGAAGGGCAATAGTTGTCGTATGGGGGAGGAGTTTGCTATTCAAGAAGTGAATGACCCTCGCCGATTATTTACATCATTGGTACGTGTCACCGGGGGGAAAACACCCCTTGTTCCGGTGGTCACGTCAGCCCCTGTTCCCAGGAGGGAAATATTTGAGTGGGCAAAACTCTGTCGGAAACTCGTTGTTCGGGCTCCAGTGAGAGTAGAAGAAATCGTCGCTCAAAATCCCTTTGGAAACGGGATAGATCTTGTAACAACGTGGTTTGTTGAGGAGGAAAATGTATGCCATTAA
- a CDS encoding NAD(P)/FAD-dependent oxidoreductase: MVYDFLIIGSGIVGSLLGRELARHNKSVLMIEKHVDVGMGTSAANSAIVHAGYDPQPGSFKAKLNVRGNALWDHLAAELFIPFRRTGSYVVALSEEEKKTLEKLLEQGRQNGVPGLRLLSEEETKQRLPGISPQARGSLFAPTAGIIDPFQANFFACENAVVNGMKLLLETRFEDFLWEEGKICGVRTNRGDFYARWVVNAAGIFADEIMHKAGVHPDFHIVPRRGQYVVLDRNSFSWDKVVFPCPTEKGKGILVTTTIHGNTLVGPTSENVSDKFSLFTTEEGLREAIQGGKRLVPGWDVRWIIAQYAGLRATLMPTKDFLIEVGEVPGFINICGIDSPGYASAPAIAEYVVELLKEKGENFELKPDFNPIREPRRLLKHLSPEERRQRVALSPAYGRIVCRCEEITEGDILAEIHGPIPARTYDALKRRTWLGTGRCQGGFDFPRVIEILSRETGVAVEEVTKKGGSSRFVFGSVRGEHHEV; this comes from the coding sequence ATGGTATACGATTTTCTTATCATTGGTAGCGGGATTGTAGGGTCTCTTCTGGGTAGGGAACTGGCGAGGCACAATAAAAGTGTCCTTATGATTGAAAAACATGTGGATGTAGGGATGGGGACAAGTGCTGCTAACTCAGCGATCGTGCATGCCGGCTATGATCCTCAACCTGGCAGTTTCAAGGCGAAACTCAATGTTCGAGGGAATGCTCTCTGGGATCATCTTGCAGCCGAGCTTTTTATCCCTTTTCGCAGAACAGGGAGTTATGTTGTTGCTCTTTCCGAAGAGGAAAAAAAAACACTGGAAAAACTTCTTGAGCAAGGCAGACAAAACGGTGTTCCCGGTCTTCGGCTCCTCTCAGAAGAGGAAACCAAGCAGCGACTTCCCGGCATTTCTCCGCAGGCGCGTGGGAGTCTTTTTGCCCCTACAGCAGGGATTATTGATCCCTTTCAGGCAAATTTTTTTGCCTGTGAAAATGCTGTCGTGAACGGCATGAAGCTTCTTCTTGAGACGCGTTTTGAGGATTTTCTCTGGGAAGAGGGTAAAATATGTGGCGTACGCACCAATCGGGGGGATTTTTATGCCCGTTGGGTGGTCAACGCAGCAGGAATCTTTGCTGATGAGATCATGCACAAAGCCGGGGTTCATCCGGATTTTCACATTGTTCCCCGAAGGGGGCAATATGTGGTGCTGGACAGGAACAGTTTCAGCTGGGACAAAGTGGTTTTCCCCTGTCCTACGGAAAAGGGAAAGGGGATTCTTGTTACGACCACCATTCATGGGAATACCCTCGTTGGTCCTACTTCGGAGAATGTTAGTGATAAATTTTCCCTTTTTACCACCGAAGAGGGTTTGCGTGAGGCTATCCAGGGAGGGAAAAGACTGGTGCCTGGTTGGGATGTGCGCTGGATTATTGCCCAGTATGCGGGACTTCGGGCAACACTGATGCCGACGAAGGATTTTCTTATCGAAGTGGGGGAGGTGCCTGGTTTTATCAATATCTGTGGTATAGATTCTCCAGGGTATGCCTCTGCACCGGCTATTGCTGAGTATGTGGTGGAACTTCTCAAAGAAAAGGGAGAAAACTTTGAACTCAAGCCAGATTTTAATCCTATAAGGGAACCGCGCAGGCTTCTCAAGCACCTTTCACCGGAGGAGAGACGCCAAAGGGTGGCTCTTTCACCAGCGTATGGGCGGATTGTATGCCGTTGTGAAGAGATTACAGAGGGGGATATTTTAGCCGAGATTCATGGACCTATCCCGGCCAGGACGTATGATGCCCTGAAAAGGCGGACGTGGTTGGGAACGGGGAGATGCCAGGGGGGATTTGATTTTCCGAGGGTGATTGAAATCCTCTCTCGGGAAACAGGTGTTGCCGTGGAAGAGGTTACCAAGAAGGGGGGATCTTCTCGGTTTGTGTTTGGAAGTGTAAGGGGAGAACATCATGAGGTATGA
- a CDS encoding GAF domain-containing protein produces MGLKEKARYYRFVLQPPAVNFEKKLLELQTLLEINKELSATLNSEELLQILLFTLMGQFQLSEIAIYQKKDTSYILAQQQGMEGVDECVDFSLETLFSGGIQEDFRGEGFFRSLKHGYILVPLSSKNGWNGFFLLGPKGEGTYQEEDKHFIQAVASLAGSALENAHLYTSLQRAYEDLDRRLKQLSALYEISTLINSSDDFELITSLLQETLATGFGVTSSLLLSFHGNKARVTSSYQLPAFSPGQMYIISPEEEACFSDNQPRLLSTSSWSSSPYIFLPLATMKRRVGALIVTSIENEPLREVSTETLNLLAIIASQIAPPLLLSQWIREKSVHNPFDNLFTTLKNEAQKANEFGVGMSLLYMKLNNLSKYPEFYSEEQTLSLIQTLEQRIVDAFPSLSQWIHYDLERFLLIFTGVPLSEVETYSDTLHHLVGEIFSHQGDIPIQVQISFASYPDEGQNMLSYLNRLTSLV; encoded by the coding sequence ATGGGACTCAAAGAAAAAGCGAGGTATTATCGTTTTGTTCTTCAGCCACCTGCGGTGAATTTTGAAAAGAAACTGCTTGAACTTCAAACTCTTCTCGAGATTAACAAAGAACTTAGTGCTACCCTCAATAGCGAAGAGCTTTTGCAGATCTTGCTTTTTACCCTGATGGGGCAGTTCCAGCTTTCCGAGATAGCCATATACCAAAAAAAAGATACCTCATACATTCTTGCCCAACAACAAGGGATGGAGGGTGTGGATGAGTGTGTAGATTTCTCTCTTGAAACGCTCTTTTCAGGGGGAATACAAGAGGATTTTCGTGGCGAGGGTTTTTTTCGCTCTTTGAAACATGGCTATATCCTGGTGCCTCTTTCAAGTAAGAATGGATGGAATGGCTTTTTTCTTCTTGGACCGAAGGGCGAAGGGACCTATCAGGAAGAGGATAAACACTTTATCCAGGCAGTAGCTTCTCTGGCAGGCAGCGCTCTGGAGAATGCCCATCTTTACACATCTCTTCAGAGGGCGTATGAAGATCTCGATCGGAGACTGAAACAGCTTTCCGCTCTTTATGAGATTAGCACCCTGATCAATTCCAGCGACGACTTTGAACTTATTACTTCTCTTTTGCAGGAGACTCTGGCCACAGGTTTTGGGGTAACATCTTCACTTTTACTTTCTTTTCATGGGAATAAAGCCAGAGTAACCTCTTCTTACCAGCTACCGGCTTTTTCTCCAGGGCAGATGTATATAATTTCTCCTGAAGAGGAGGCGTGTTTTAGTGACAATCAGCCCAGACTTCTTTCGACATCTTCATGGTCTTCTTCCCCGTATATCTTTCTTCCTCTTGCGACAATGAAGCGTCGTGTGGGGGCTTTGATAGTCACTTCTATAGAAAACGAACCTTTACGAGAGGTTTCCACGGAAACATTGAATCTTCTTGCTATCATTGCCTCTCAGATAGCTCCTCCACTTCTGCTTTCCCAGTGGATCAGGGAAAAATCTGTTCATAATCCTTTTGATAACCTTTTTACGACTTTGAAAAATGAGGCTCAAAAAGCAAACGAGTTTGGCGTGGGAATGAGTCTGCTCTACATGAAACTCAATAATCTCTCAAAGTATCCCGAGTTTTATTCTGAAGAACAGACGCTTTCTCTTATTCAGACTCTGGAACAGAGAATCGTTGATGCTTTTCCTTCGCTTTCACAGTGGATACACTACGATCTGGAACGTTTTCTCTTGATCTTTACTGGAGTTCCTCTCTCTGAAGTGGAAACGTATAGCGACACCCTCCATCATCTTGTGGGGGAGATATTCTCTCATCAGGGGGATATTCCTATTCAGGTGCAGATCTCTTTTGCCAGTTATCCCGATGAAGGTCAGAATATGCTCTCTTATCTGAATAGATTGACCTCGTTGGTGTAG
- a CDS encoding NAD(P)/FAD-dependent oxidoreductase: MRYDVVVIGAGPAGMAAAIAAYDEGATVLLLERNSELGGILPQCIHAGFGARRFKKDLPGPLYAYYFVQEIEKRSIDVWLESFVMDISPSRRVTVLSTRGYEEVEARSIVLAMGCRERTRSQLNIPGTHPAGVYTAGTVQRMINREGWMPGKRFVILGSGDIGMIMARRITLEGGEVVRVVEALPYLTGLRRNYVQCLQDFGIPLFLSHTVTRIDGYERVEGVEISPVDENFCADKSKSEWVACDTLLLSVGLIPENELSRRIGVVLDPVIGGPVVDQHGQTSVYGVFAAGNVVHIYDLVDDVSQDGENAGRSAARFARSLAGWQEPSLSVHWRAPIRSVVPQRVFLGEGSEKSLSFFLRVSTPCESSVTLRLKSEKRVFYEKRFPYARPAEMIHVHIEPSPVSHWLQYPPKSLVWEMDYDA, from the coding sequence ATGAGGTATGATGTGGTGGTGATTGGGGCTGGACCTGCAGGAATGGCAGCAGCCATTGCGGCCTATGATGAGGGTGCGACGGTTCTTCTTCTTGAGAGAAATTCTGAACTGGGGGGCATTCTCCCGCAGTGTATCCATGCGGGTTTCGGGGCAAGGCGATTCAAAAAGGATCTCCCGGGACCTCTGTATGCCTACTATTTTGTCCAGGAGATAGAAAAACGCAGCATTGATGTCTGGCTTGAAAGCTTTGTGATGGATATTTCTCCTTCGAGACGGGTCACTGTCCTCTCTACCCGTGGATATGAAGAGGTGGAAGCAAGGAGTATTGTTCTAGCGATGGGGTGCCGAGAACGTACGCGTTCTCAACTCAATATCCCCGGGACTCACCCTGCCGGGGTGTATACTGCCGGGACGGTTCAGAGGATGATCAATCGCGAGGGATGGATGCCAGGAAAGAGGTTTGTCATTCTGGGATCAGGGGATATTGGGATGATCATGGCCCGTCGGATTACGCTTGAGGGTGGAGAGGTTGTTCGAGTGGTGGAAGCCCTTCCTTACCTCACCGGACTACGAAGAAATTACGTGCAGTGTTTGCAGGATTTTGGGATCCCCCTTTTTTTGAGTCATACAGTGACAAGGATTGATGGTTATGAGCGTGTTGAGGGGGTAGAGATCTCCCCTGTGGATGAAAATTTCTGTGCTGACAAATCAAAAAGCGAATGGGTGGCATGTGATACCCTTCTTCTCTCTGTGGGGCTTATTCCTGAGAATGAGCTGAGCCGGCGGATAGGGGTGGTTCTCGACCCTGTGATAGGTGGGCCTGTGGTGGATCAGCATGGGCAGACTTCCGTGTATGGTGTTTTTGCCGCAGGGAATGTGGTACACATCTACGATCTGGTAGATGATGTGTCTCAAGATGGGGAGAATGCAGGAAGATCAGCAGCCAGGTTTGCCAGAAGTCTGGCAGGATGGCAGGAACCGTCTCTCTCTGTGCATTGGCGAGCCCCTATCCGGAGTGTTGTTCCTCAACGGGTGTTTCTCGGCGAAGGGAGCGAAAAATCACTTTCTTTTTTCCTTCGGGTGAGCACTCCCTGTGAGAGTTCTGTTACTTTAAGACTCAAAAGTGAGAAAAGGGTTTTTTATGAGAAGCGTTTTCCCTATGCTCGTCCCGCAGAGATGATCCATGTGCACATAGAACCTTCACCGGTGTCTCACTGGCTTCAGTATCCACCAAAAAGTCTTGTCTGGGAGATGGACTATGATGCATGA
- a CDS encoding tetratricopeptide repeat-containing diguanylate cyclase encodes MPLTVGEWRDLLYTRWAQSNLWAVRTPSLESAKKAIEQKATEEGVPMYVSRCPRLFLEPYAPLFSFLKDRFAESKKDLAGFLDESGVYSLHRGLFEAMYGGGVMRREMLFLEELSFEKLRLEETLFSQLRLLVPSPMVWVIEDAQYLSLKMQHFIKEFLKEGSSNLKLVLVVRKSLGSFSYFEDFWEELVQQGVAYELEGEEMPPSAEENLPPLPEIFSYGRVLLYFFHFEETLFLLDKIRSEVYLPEDEITYFFLRGMAHYYRREFQKAIEAFHSGLEKSFDINSEEHTRHFQFYLALSYLAQGDMEQAYKHIYVVYHHGYSQSMAETYGYLFYYLLISGNYQGRWNRDLEILVQQVLAEAERLGFLNMKAYILGVYFMENIQACFVVAKREILFRVCEEMIALAEKLGNEARLAAAYHNLAMVHSILGNHDEAFGYYRKSLDIKERFQNPVELAQIRNGIAYGYILAEKYEEAAGFLQQNIYAMRTLGNITEILLTLVNVGVMLVGTGQYEEAITIFITVEEMRRKTGLIHLPYHSNHELGCYLGICYAQTHQNLRLFGIYQRVKGLIETQSHSAYEDILWLLVQAYFYREEKRKEELKSILQKLILVMAEYRPSLWLLWRHICALFYEVFEEGSSERAMFSSVISRLKEQDLISSSLVSLIENLPSLSPVSIFWNREECLMVAEEVSILQSLEQNLVRMHFLRQIYSIMASTSLSTHLFQKILSIVVTYLPVSSAFFLLLEDFHWQHVASVNDTRVFDPLFVMEKIYREIKPEQRVINLVSQPYWENLVPFKANIYLVPLRRRYIWEGALILLWNESFPMSLEQEELLAMLGEYLAVQVYYKKLLDNLRFLNYDITTGFYKGEEIVQQMRRESARTERYGRKLRNFAVAYVMLENFFHFREKYGENLSNFFLKRFRQYLERSVREVDMVGYMMEGGVVILFPESRVESVEKFVKRLEAFFLDPLNELKDVQKLIPAEKTRKTMEIHCHIGVVDYHTCAEEAETLLHIAKEMALRARANGTLMEVYTLKRP; translated from the coding sequence ATGCCATTAACGGTGGGAGAATGGCGAGATCTCTTGTATACGAGATGGGCTCAATCAAATCTCTGGGCAGTTCGAACTCCCTCTTTAGAGAGCGCAAAAAAGGCAATCGAACAAAAAGCCACCGAAGAGGGCGTTCCCATGTACGTAAGTCGCTGTCCCCGTCTTTTTTTGGAGCCGTATGCTCCTTTATTCTCGTTTTTAAAGGATCGTTTTGCGGAGTCGAAAAAAGATCTTGCTGGTTTTCTGGATGAAAGTGGAGTTTACAGCTTGCATCGGGGGCTTTTTGAGGCGATGTATGGTGGCGGCGTAATGAGACGGGAGATGCTTTTTTTGGAGGAACTGAGTTTTGAAAAACTTCGCCTTGAAGAGACGCTTTTTTCTCAGCTTCGTTTACTTGTTCCTTCTCCTATGGTATGGGTTATTGAGGATGCCCAGTACCTTTCCTTGAAAATGCAGCATTTCATAAAAGAGTTCTTAAAAGAGGGAAGTAGCAATCTCAAACTTGTATTAGTGGTGAGAAAAAGTTTGGGAAGTTTTTCGTATTTTGAAGATTTTTGGGAGGAACTCGTTCAACAAGGGGTGGCTTACGAACTTGAGGGAGAGGAAATGCCTCCTTCGGCGGAGGAGAACCTTCCTCCTTTACCAGAGATTTTTTCTTATGGAAGAGTCCTTTTGTACTTTTTTCACTTTGAAGAGACGTTATTTTTGTTGGATAAGATTCGAAGTGAGGTTTATCTGCCGGAAGATGAGATTACATATTTTTTTCTCCGTGGTATGGCACACTACTACCGCCGCGAATTTCAGAAAGCCATCGAGGCTTTTCACAGTGGCTTAGAAAAAAGCTTTGATATTAACAGCGAAGAGCATACCAGGCATTTCCAGTTTTATCTTGCTCTCAGTTATCTTGCCCAGGGGGATATGGAACAGGCATACAAACATATCTATGTTGTTTACCATCATGGGTATTCTCAGAGTATGGCAGAAACGTATGGGTATCTTTTCTATTATCTTCTGATTTCAGGGAACTATCAGGGGCGATGGAATCGGGATCTTGAGATCCTTGTGCAGCAGGTACTCGCCGAGGCGGAGAGGTTAGGATTTCTCAACATGAAGGCGTATATTTTGGGAGTTTATTTCATGGAAAATATTCAGGCGTGTTTTGTGGTAGCAAAAAGAGAGATCCTTTTCCGGGTGTGTGAGGAAATGATTGCGCTTGCAGAGAAGTTAGGCAATGAAGCAAGGCTAGCCGCTGCCTATCATAATCTGGCCATGGTCCATTCTATTTTGGGAAACCATGATGAGGCTTTTGGATATTATCGAAAAAGCCTTGATATCAAGGAACGGTTCCAGAATCCGGTAGAATTAGCGCAGATAAGAAACGGTATAGCATATGGGTATATTCTTGCCGAAAAATATGAAGAAGCTGCAGGTTTTCTTCAGCAAAATATCTATGCCATGCGTACACTGGGAAACATCACGGAGATTCTTCTTACGTTGGTGAATGTGGGAGTAATGCTTGTTGGTACAGGTCAATACGAAGAGGCTATAACTATTTTTATTACTGTCGAAGAGATGAGACGAAAAACGGGGCTTATTCATCTTCCCTATCATTCCAACCACGAGCTAGGGTGTTATCTGGGCATATGTTATGCACAGACCCATCAGAATCTTCGTCTTTTTGGTATCTACCAGAGAGTGAAGGGGCTTATAGAAACACAGTCTCACTCAGCCTATGAGGATATTCTCTGGCTTTTAGTTCAGGCGTATTTCTATCGAGAGGAGAAGAGGAAGGAGGAGCTCAAGAGTATTCTCCAAAAATTGATTCTTGTGATGGCGGAGTATCGTCCATCACTTTGGCTTCTCTGGCGGCATATCTGTGCTCTTTTTTATGAAGTATTTGAGGAGGGGTCGTCGGAACGGGCTATGTTTAGCTCAGTTATCTCTCGCTTGAAAGAACAGGATTTGATATCATCGAGTTTGGTTTCTTTGATCGAAAATTTGCCCTCTCTTTCTCCGGTAAGCATTTTCTGGAATCGAGAGGAGTGTCTCATGGTAGCGGAAGAGGTGTCAATCCTCCAATCACTTGAGCAAAATCTGGTTCGTATGCACTTTTTGAGACAGATTTACAGCATTATGGCAAGCACTTCCCTTTCCACCCATCTCTTTCAAAAGATTCTTTCCATTGTGGTGACCTATTTACCTGTATCGTCTGCTTTTTTTCTGCTGTTAGAGGATTTTCATTGGCAGCATGTTGCTTCGGTTAATGACACACGGGTATTTGATCCTCTTTTTGTGATGGAGAAGATTTACCGTGAGATAAAACCTGAACAAAGGGTGATTAATCTTGTTTCGCAGCCCTACTGGGAAAATCTTGTGCCATTTAAGGCAAATATCTATCTTGTTCCCCTTCGGAGGCGTTATATATGGGAAGGGGCACTTATTCTTTTGTGGAATGAATCGTTTCCCATGAGTCTTGAACAGGAGGAACTTCTCGCGATGCTGGGAGAATATCTGGCTGTTCAGGTTTATTATAAAAAACTACTTGACAATCTTCGCTTTTTGAATTATGATATAACTACCGGTTTCTATAAGGGAGAAGAGATTGTCCAGCAAATGCGCCGGGAAAGTGCGCGTACTGAACGTTATGGAAGGAAACTTCGTAATTTTGCTGTGGCGTATGTGATGCTGGAGAATTTTTTCCACTTCCGTGAAAAATATGGGGAAAACTTGAGTAATTTTTTCCTCAAACGTTTCCGTCAGTATCTTGAGCGGAGTGTACGCGAAGTGGATATGGTGGGCTACATGATGGAAGGCGGTGTGGTAATTCTTTTCCCAGAGAGTCGGGTTGAAAGTGTTGAGAAGTTTGTTAAGCGCCTTGAGGCATTTTTTCTCGACCCTCTGAACGAACTAAAGGATGTGCAGAAACTTATCCCCGCCGAAAAGACTCGCAAGACGATGGAAATACATTGTCATATTGGGGTGGTGGATTACCACACGTGTGCTGAAGAGGCAGAAACCTTGTTACATATAGCCAAGGAGATGGCTCTCCGGGCCAGAGCGAATGGAACATTGATGGAAGTATACACCTTAAAGCGCCCATAG
- a CDS encoding SurA N-terminal domain-containing protein codes for MQKIPLWLGVLIGFIVGLGGGLIPFFVSIQKKDLALTMFYPLPSVKSTNWVAKVGQYVITQEDLDRGIQLFLEQVPANQRAQLMNSPELKAQLLEEFINQYVVLLEALKDKSFDTPETRFLIQASVRQAVYQLYLRKHLPSDTSVFLPTDAEINAFYEQNKAQLSKMNIPASQMKQFIQQEIGNRKLQEWAARYVMQLREAYQIQRSVNAPMPSPVNTLPLGK; via the coding sequence ATGCAAAAAATACCACTGTGGCTTGGGGTATTGATTGGTTTTATAGTGGGACTGGGAGGCGGGTTGATCCCATTTTTCGTAAGTATACAGAAAAAAGACCTCGCCCTTACCATGTTTTATCCGCTTCCTTCTGTAAAATCAACAAACTGGGTGGCAAAAGTTGGTCAGTATGTGATTACTCAAGAGGATCTGGACCGAGGAATACAACTTTTTCTCGAACAGGTTCCTGCCAATCAGAGGGCGCAGCTTATGAATAGTCCGGAACTCAAGGCGCAATTACTTGAAGAGTTTATTAATCAGTATGTTGTATTGCTTGAAGCCTTAAAGGATAAGAGTTTTGATACCCCTGAAACAAGATTTTTGATCCAGGCTTCTGTTCGCCAGGCGGTGTATCAGCTCTATTTGAGAAAGCATCTTCCTTCGGATACCTCTGTTTTTCTTCCTACCGATGCTGAGATCAATGCCTTCTATGAACAGAATAAGGCCCAGCTCTCCAAAATGAATATTCCGGCTTCTCAGATGAAGCAGTTTATTCAGCAGGAGATCGGCAATCGAAAACTCCAGGAATGGGCTGCTCGTTATGTGATGCAGCTTCGAGAGGCTTATCAGATTCAGAGAAGTGTGAATGCTCCGATGCCGTCTCCTGTGAATACCCTTCCTCTGGGGAAGTAA
- a CDS encoding FapA family protein: MHIINSALPPHGAPMVIEDDVEIRGNVGIGNQVEAIGNVVVIGDVEQSRIFSHKGSITVHGTVNGYQSSLVAAGNITVSKVRNATLRAKKSIYILIEAIEAHLVARETIVCKEGRGAIVGGTAEAGIEVETNFLGNEKGFFTIARLTNFRQSEMFLQSQKLAEVEKKLQAEKERYEKTIQVIRILGEKVKQLPLAKKQELAQQVKLYQEVCLRLAHVQTQRKALWEQSQKENELERTILIHDTVYENVSLAIDNQKLELTTRYRNVIVYKKGILILGDFDEYMRRKKYA, translated from the coding sequence ATGCATATCATTAACTCTGCACTCCCACCTCACGGTGCGCCAATGGTGATAGAAGATGATGTGGAAATACGGGGAAATGTGGGAATTGGGAATCAGGTTGAGGCTATCGGCAATGTTGTCGTGATAGGGGATGTGGAACAATCCAGGATTTTTTCTCATAAGGGGAGTATTACGGTTCACGGGACAGTGAATGGCTACCAATCTTCTCTGGTAGCGGCAGGCAATATTACCGTGAGTAAGGTAAGAAACGCCACGCTTCGGGCGAAAAAGTCTATATATATTCTCATAGAGGCTATTGAGGCTCACCTGGTAGCAAGGGAAACCATTGTGTGTAAAGAGGGAAGGGGAGCTATTGTTGGAGGAACAGCAGAAGCTGGCATCGAGGTTGAGACGAATTTTCTGGGGAATGAAAAGGGTTTTTTTACCATTGCAAGGCTCACCAATTTTCGTCAATCGGAGATGTTTCTCCAGAGTCAAAAGTTGGCTGAGGTAGAAAAAAAACTCCAGGCAGAGAAGGAACGTTACGAGAAAACTATTCAGGTGATTCGAATTCTTGGCGAGAAGGTGAAACAACTTCCTCTTGCGAAAAAACAGGAGCTTGCTCAGCAGGTGAAACTCTATCAGGAGGTATGTTTGCGCCTGGCTCATGTCCAGACACAGCGCAAGGCTCTCTGGGAACAATCTCAAAAAGAGAATGAACTGGAGCGGACGATTCTTATTCACGACACGGTCTATGAAAATGTCTCTCTTGCCATTGATAATCAGAAACTTGAACTTACCACCCGATATCGTAATGTGATCGTCTACAAAAAGGGGATCCTTATTCTTGGTGATTTTGATGAGTATATGAGACGAAAAAAGTATGCTTAG